The Streptomyces sp. B3I8 nucleotide sequence TCTGGCTCAACGTGCCCATCGGGCTCGCCGCCCTGCTGCTGGCCACCGTGTTCGTCCCGGAGTCGCGCGCGCCGCGCCCCCGCCGGGCGGACCCGGTCGGCCAGCTGCTGCTGACCGCCGCGCTCGGGGCACTGACGTACGCCGTCATCGAGGCGCCGGGCCATGGCTGGACCTCGCCCCTGATCCTGTCCTGCCTGCTCGCCTCGGCGGGCGCGTCGGCCGTGCTCGTCCCCTACGAGCTGCGGCGCCACGAGCCGCTGATCGATCCCCGGCTCTTCCGCGCCGCCCCCTTCGCCGGGGCGACGGTGATGGCGGTGTGCGCCTTCACCGCGCTCGGCGGCTTCCTGTTCGCCGCCACCCTGCACCTGCAACGGGACCTGGGGCTCGGAGCGCTGGCGGCCGGGACACAGCTGCTGCCGATGGCGGTGCCGTCGCTGCTGTGCCCGCCGCTGGCCGGACGGATGGTCGCCGGCCGGGGCCCGCGCCTTCCGCTGCTGCTCGCCGGTACCGGCATGGCCGCGGGCGGTCTGCTGGCGCTCCCGGCCACCCGTCCCGACGTCCACTCCACCCTGCTCCTGGACGTGGCGTTCGCGCTGTTCGGGGTGGGATTCGGCTTCGTCAACGCGCCCATCACCGACACGGCGGTCTCCGGGCTGCCGCGCGACCGGGCGGGGGTGGCCGCCGCCATCGCCGCCACCGGCCGTCAGGTCGGCGCGGCGCTGGGCATCGCGGTGACCGGCGCGGTGCTCGCGGCGGGGAGCCGTGCGGGTGCGTGGTGGATCATCGCGGGCTGCGGCCTGACGGTGCTCGTGGTGAGCCCCCTCACCACGAGCCCCCGGGCCGCAGCCCCGGACCCCGACGCGGTGATGGTGCGCCGGCCGGTGCGGGGCTAGGGCCTGTTGCGACGAGTCCCGCCTGCCCCGCGACGCCATGCGCGCTCCCCCGAGCTCCCGGCTTCGCTCGGGCAGGGGGACCCCCTCTCGCCGCACCGGGCCCGGACCCGAGTACATCCGGTACGAGGGCCTGGGCCCGGCATTCCCCCGAGCTCTTCGAGCAGGGGCCCCAGAGCACGCACCTGACGCCGCAGGACCCGCCCTCCGGGCGGGCGACGGGACTTTCGCAACAGGCCCTACGCGTTCCGGGCGGCCCGGTGTCCACCCGCACCACCGGGATCGCCCCTGCCATGCGGGTACCCGTCCGGTCCTACGGACGTACCCGAACGACGGTCTTCCCCTTGCGCCGCCCGGTCGAGTTGAAGGTGGCGACCGCGTCGTCGAGGGACACGGTGGTGCCGATGTTCGTACGCAGCCGCCCGTCCCGCACCCGCTGCACGATCTCACCCAGTTGGGCGCGGTCGGCCTCGACCACGAAATCGATCGCCAGGCCGTCGGCGGGACGGGCCTCGACCGGGCCCACGACCGACACCAGCGTCCCGCCGGCCCTGAGCAGAGCCGCGGAGCTCCGCTGGACATCGCCCCCGATCACGTCGAAGACCAGGTCGACACCGCCGACGTCTGCCAGGGCGTCGTGCCCGAGGTCGACGAACTCGTGTGCGCCGAAGTCGAGCACCTTGTCCCGGTCGGCGGCGCGCCCGGTGCCGATGACGTGGGCGCCGGCCTCGCGTGCGAGCTGGGTCACCATCGTCCCGACCGCTCCGGCCGCGCCGTGGGCGAGGACGGTCCGGCCGGCCTGGAGACGGCCGTGCTGGAACAGCCCCTGCCAGGCGGTCAGACCCGAGATGGGCAGGGACGCGCCCACCGTGAAGTCGACGTCGCCGGGCAGTGGTGCGAGGTTGCGCGCCTCGATCGCCACGTACTCCGCGAGGGTGCCGTCGCGGTGCCAGTCGGCGAGGCCGAACACCCGCTGTCCGACCGACAGTCCCGTCGTGCCGTAGCCGAGGGCGGTGACCACTCCGGCCAGCTCGTGGCCGGGGATCGACGGGGTCCTGTCACGGCCGGCGCGATCGGTCCAGGTCGACGGCCACTCCCATTCGGTCGGGACGAAGCCCGACGCGTGAACGCGGACGATGACGTCGTTGATCGCCGCGGACGGCTCGGGCCGGTCCGTCAGCGTCGTCCCGGCCGTTCCCGCGGCCGGGTCGGTGGCCACAACGGCTTTCATCACAGTGTTCCCCTCTCGCCGCACGGAGACCCCCGCGGCCACGACGCCGGACGGTCCTGTCGCTCATCATGGCCTGTCGTCGGCGGGCTGTCGCAGTCCCGCGACGAGGATGCCGACGAGGCGGCGGGCGTCGTACTCCGGATCCCGTTCCGCCCCGATGCAGAGGTTGCCGACGCCGCGCATCAGCTGGTACGGCTTCAGGCCGGGGCGGATCTCGCCGGAAGCGACCGCCGCGTCCAGCAGCTCGGAGCACACCGGGAGGAGCCGGTCGAGGAAGTGGGCGTGCAGGGACTGGAAACCGGGGTCGTCCGAGCGGAGCACGGAGGCGAGGCCGTGCTTGGTCACCAGGAAGTCGACGAAGAGGTCGATCCACCGGCCCAGCGCGGCGTGCGGGGACGCGGCACTGGCCAGCAGGGCCGGACCGGCTTCGGCGCACGCCTCGATCTGGTGCCGGTAGACGGCGACGATGAGGTCCGCCCGGGTGGGGAAGTGGCGGTAGATCGTGCCCGTCCCGACGCCCGCCCTGGCCGCGATGTCCCGCACCGGCGCCTCGACGCCGGAGGCGACGAACACCGCGGCGGCCGCGTCCAGCAGGGTCTGCTCGTTGCGCCGGGCGTCCGCCCGCTTGGACCGGACCGTGGGCTCGTGGGCGTCGTCCACCACGTGGGGCTCCTCTCAGCGCCCCCACCGTACGGCACGGGGTCCCTCCCGTACGGCCGAGCGTTCTGCCGTCTGCCTGCGTCGCCGGGGTCCGCCCCGGCACCCCATTTTCCCACCGGCCCTCCGGCCGGAAGACCACCCCTCCCGACTACCGGGTGGGTGAGGTGGCGACCCAGGGGGTCCGGGTCTCCGGCACGGGGCCGGTGGTGACCTCGAAGCGGTCCCCGACGCGGGCGCGGTCGTAGAACCACTTGGCGTCCCCGGCCCCCAGGCCCAGCCACCCCGTGTCGGTGCCGAGCGAACCGGCCGCCTTCTCGGGTGCGAGGGCACCGGCGTAGACCTGTGTGTTGTCGGCCGTCCGCAGTTCCACCACGTACGGGACCTTGAACGAGGCGCGACCCTTGACGGCCGCGTCCGGGAGCAGCAGCGGCCGGCGCTTGGCGGTGACCGTCAGCGTGCCACCGGTCGGGAAGGCGGTGAGGGAGGCGGAGTCGATCCGCAGCACCCGGTCCCCGGAGTGCAGGGTGTGCCCGCCCAGGTCGAGGGAGCCGTCCGCCTGCCGCGGCGCCGGGGTCGACACGGGGCGGGGGGCGGTGCCGGAGGCCGCGGCCGATCGGTGGTGGCGCGGGGCGGGCCCCTCCTCGTGCAGGGTGAACGCGGCGACCGTCAGCGCACAGGCCGCCGTGGCCGCCGCGCCGAACGCCGCCGTCACCCGACGGCGCAGCAGCCGGCGCCGCGCCCGGACGCGGATCTCGGCGGGGGGTACGGGAGCCGCGGCCTCGTGTGCGCTCGCCAGCTCGCGCAGCGCGGTGGCCAGCTCATCCGACACGGCCGCTCTCCCTCCAGGCAGACTCCTCGGCCTCGTCCACCGCCAGCCGCCGGGCCAGCGCCGCCCGTCCGCGCGACAGCCGGGCCTTGACCGTTCCCGCGGGCGCACCGGTCTCGGAGGCTACCTGCTCGACACTGAGGTCGCACAGATGGTGGAGGACGATCGCCATGCGCTGACTCTCCGGGAGCTCCCGCAGCGCGGCGACCAGGGCGGCGCGCTCGGGCCCGGGACCGGGGTCCGGTTCGGGCGGCGGACTGTGCCGCACCAGCTCCACCCACCGCTTGGCCCGGCGCCAGCGGCTGACCGCGAGCCGCATGGCCACCGTACGTGTCCACGCCTCCGGCGCCTCGTCGACCAGGAGCTTGTGACGCCGGCCCCAGGCGCGCACGAACGCCTCCTGCACCACGTCCTGCGCCTCGCCCAGGTCCCCGGTGAAGGCGTAGAGCTGCCCGGTCAGACGGGGGAACGCGGCCGCGTAGAAGGCGTCGAACTCGTCCTCGGTCATGCTCTCCACCGAACGTCTCGGAATCCCGTGCGACCCACCCGTCACGCTACGAACGGATCCCACGGGTCGCGCACATCGAAGCACACCCCCAGAGGGAGACGGCGAACACGGGTACCGGGATCCGGCGGTCGCGAGATTCTTCGGGCGC carries:
- a CDS encoding SigE family RNA polymerase sigma factor — encoded protein: MTEDEFDAFYAAAFPRLTGQLYAFTGDLGEAQDVVQEAFVRAWGRRHKLLVDEAPEAWTRTVAMRLAVSRWRRAKRWVELVRHSPPPEPDPGPGPERAALVAALRELPESQRMAIVLHHLCDLSVEQVASETGAPAGTVKARLSRGRAALARRLAVDEAEESAWRESGRVG
- a CDS encoding TetR/AcrR family transcriptional regulator → MVDDAHEPTVRSKRADARRNEQTLLDAAAAVFVASGVEAPVRDIAARAGVGTGTIYRHFPTRADLIVAVYRHQIEACAEAGPALLASAASPHAALGRWIDLFVDFLVTKHGLASVLRSDDPGFQSLHAHFLDRLLPVCSELLDAAVASGEIRPGLKPYQLMRGVGNLCIGAERDPEYDARRLVGILVAGLRQPADDRP
- a CDS encoding NADP-dependent oxidoreductase, giving the protein MKAVVATDPAAGTAGTTLTDRPEPSAAINDVIVRVHASGFVPTEWEWPSTWTDRAGRDRTPSIPGHELAGVVTALGYGTTGLSVGQRVFGLADWHRDGTLAEYVAIEARNLAPLPGDVDFTVGASLPISGLTAWQGLFQHGRLQAGRTVLAHGAAGAVGTMVTQLAREAGAHVIGTGRAADRDKVLDFGAHEFVDLGHDALADVGGVDLVFDVIGGDVQRSSAALLRAGGTLVSVVGPVEARPADGLAIDFVVEADRAQLGEIVQRVRDGRLRTNIGTTVSLDDAVATFNSTGRRKGKTVVRVRP
- a CDS encoding DHA2 family efflux MFS transporter permease subunit, with amino-acid sequence MPTTDRGRPTVILAVCCLSVLVVGLDTTILNVALPSIQADLHCSLAGLQWTLDAYTLVLASLLILAGATADRVGRRRVFHLGLMLFTGGSALCSLAPSLDWLIVFRMAQALGGCMLTPVAMAILTHAHPRPKERARAIGVWGGVVGISMAAGPILGGVLVQSAGWRSVFWLNVPIGLAALLLATVFVPESRAPRPRRADPVGQLLLTAALGALTYAVIEAPGHGWTSPLILSCLLASAGASAVLVPYELRRHEPLIDPRLFRAAPFAGATVMAVCAFTALGGFLFAATLHLQRDLGLGALAAGTQLLPMAVPSLLCPPLAGRMVAGRGPRLPLLLAGTGMAAGGLLALPATRPDVHSTLLLDVAFALFGVGFGFVNAPITDTAVSGLPRDRAGVAAAIAATGRQVGAALGIAVTGAVLAAGSRAGAWWIIAGCGLTVLVVSPLTTSPRAAAPDPDAVMVRRPVRG